The following proteins are encoded in a genomic region of Streptococcus sp. 29892:
- the dnaB gene encoding replicative DNA helicase — MADLDELRVQPQDILAEQSVLGAIFLDEGKLVFVREYIEAEDFFKHAHKLIFKAMIALSDKNEAIDATTMRNYLVNHGDLENIGGLAYLAEIISSVPTAANAEFYAKIVAEKSNLRKLIARLTDAVNQAYEGADGSDDIIANAEKALIDVSEGASRSGFKRIDDVLNINFDNLETRAKQTSDITGIATGYPALDAMTTGLHEEELIILAARPAVGKTAFALNIAQNIGTKLGLTVAIFSLEMGAESLVDRMLASEGVINSRSIRTGHLTQEEWNKYMVAQANLARASIYIDDTPGIKITEIRSRSRKLAQETGNLGLILIDYLQLITGTGRENRQQEVSEISRQLKILAKELKVPVIALSQLSRGVEQRQDKRPVLSDIRESGSIEQDADIVAFLYRDDYYERGEQEEGAIPNNTVEVIIEKNRSGARGTVELMFQKEYNKFASISKREDG; from the coding sequence TTGGCAGACTTAGATGAATTGCGGGTGCAACCGCAGGATATTTTGGCTGAACAGTCGGTCTTGGGAGCTATTTTCCTGGATGAAGGCAAGTTGGTCTTTGTTCGTGAATATATCGAGGCAGAGGATTTTTTCAAGCATGCCCATAAGCTGATTTTCAAGGCCATGATTGCCCTTTCTGATAAGAATGAGGCTATTGATGCGACCACCATGCGCAACTATTTGGTCAACCATGGTGATTTGGAGAATATCGGTGGTCTGGCATACTTGGCTGAAATTATCAGTTCTGTACCGACGGCAGCCAATGCGGAATTCTATGCCAAGATTGTCGCGGAAAAATCCAATCTTCGTAAACTGATTGCCCGTTTAACAGATGCTGTCAATCAGGCATACGAGGGTGCGGATGGTTCAGATGACATTATTGCCAATGCTGAAAAAGCCTTGATTGATGTCAGTGAGGGAGCCAGTCGAAGTGGTTTCAAGCGGATTGATGATGTCTTAAATATCAACTTTGATAACCTTGAGACACGTGCCAAGCAGACCTCGGACATTACAGGGATTGCGACTGGCTATCCTGCTCTGGATGCTATGACAACGGGCCTGCATGAGGAAGAGTTGATTATTCTTGCGGCTCGTCCTGCGGTTGGTAAGACGGCTTTTGCCCTCAATATTGCGCAAAATATTGGTACAAAACTGGGTTTGACCGTTGCTATCTTCTCTTTGGAGATGGGTGCAGAAAGCTTGGTTGACCGTATGCTCGCTTCAGAGGGGGTCATTAACTCGCGTTCTATTCGTACAGGTCATTTGACACAGGAAGAGTGGAACAAGTACATGGTGGCTCAGGCTAATTTGGCTCGGGCAAGCATCTACATTGATGACACACCTGGTATCAAGATTACGGAAATTCGTTCGCGGTCACGCAAGTTGGCTCAGGAGACTGGAAATCTGGGCTTGATTTTGATTGACTATCTCCAGTTGATTACTGGAACTGGTCGTGAAAACCGGCAACAAGAGGTTTCGGAGATTTCCCGTCAGTTGAAGATTTTAGCCAAGGAATTGAAAGTTCCAGTTATCGCCCTTAGTCAGTTGTCGCGTGGTGTGGAGCAACGTCAGGACAAGCGTCCTGTCTTGTCTGACATTCGTGAATCTGGGTCTATCGAGCAGGATGCGGATATCGTTGCCTTCTTGTATCGTGATGATTACTATGAGCGTGGTGAGCAGGAAGAGGGTGCTATTCCTAACAATACGGTTGAAGTCATCATCGAGAAAAACCGTTCCGGTGCGCGTGGTACCGTGGAATTGATGTTCCAAAAAGAATACAATAAATTTGCAAGTATTTCCAAGAGAGAGGATGGATAG
- the rplI gene encoding 50S ribosomal protein L9, whose amino-acid sequence MKVIFLADVKGQGKKGEIKEVPTGYAQNFLIKKNLAKEATTQAISALRGQEKSKAKAHAEMVAEAEAIKAKLAEEATLVKFVEKVGPDGRTFGSITSKKIAEELEKQFGIKIDKRHIQLDHPIRALGLIDVPVKIYQDVTGVINLSIKEA is encoded by the coding sequence ATGAAAGTTATCTTTTTGGCAGATGTAAAAGGTCAGGGAAAAAAAGGCGAAATCAAGGAAGTTCCAACAGGTTATGCCCAAAACTTCTTGATTAAGAAAAATTTGGCTAAAGAAGCTACAACCCAAGCAATCAGCGCCCTACGTGGTCAAGAAAAGTCGAAAGCTAAGGCTCATGCAGAAATGGTTGCAGAAGCAGAGGCTATCAAGGCGAAGTTGGCAGAAGAGGCTACTTTGGTGAAATTTGTCGAAAAAGTTGGTCCAGATGGTCGTACATTTGGTTCGATTACTAGCAAGAAGATTGCTGAAGAGTTGGAAAAACAATTTGGTATTAAGATTGACAAACGTCATATCCAATTGGACCACCCAATTCGTGCCCTTGGTTTGATTGATGTTCCTGTCAAAATCTATCAAGATGTGACAGGTGTCATCAATTTGAGCATTAAGGAAGCTTAG
- a CDS encoding cytochrome c biogenesis CcdA family protein: MDLQWFTFLALFAEGLLSFLSPCVLPILPIYIGLLAGGAEGKEGERNVLVNTLSFVVGIAVTFFLLGFASSLLSRVLQANAQVLQIISGLLIILMGILQLGWFNIPMLEREFSAKNKVYQAGKQVTPFLAFLMGFTFSFSWTPCIGPILASVFIYASSQVGWLSGILLLVYCLGFILPFILVAFFSQKMLAFFKNNRHYLAWTKRISGYLLLLIGLSILTGFFQHLVRFFQ; encoded by the coding sequence ATGGACTTGCAATGGTTTACATTTTTGGCGCTGTTTGCTGAGGGGCTTTTGTCTTTTCTTTCTCCCTGTGTTCTGCCAATTCTCCCTATCTATATTGGTTTGTTGGCAGGTGGAGCTGAAGGGAAAGAGGGGGAGAGAAATGTCCTGGTTAATACGCTGAGTTTTGTGGTGGGGATTGCTGTGACCTTCTTCTTATTAGGCTTTGCCTCTAGTTTGCTGAGTAGGGTCTTACAAGCCAATGCTCAAGTCTTGCAAATCATCAGTGGTCTGCTGATTATTCTCATGGGGATTTTGCAGTTGGGCTGGTTCAATATTCCCATGTTGGAGCGTGAATTTTCTGCGAAAAACAAGGTCTATCAGGCGGGGAAACAGGTCACTCCATTTTTAGCTTTTTTGATGGGCTTTACCTTTAGTTTTTCTTGGACACCATGTATCGGTCCGATTCTGGCTTCGGTATTTATTTATGCTAGCAGTCAGGTGGGCTGGTTGAGCGGTATCTTGCTGTTGGTTTATTGTCTTGGTTTTATTCTTCCCTTTATTTTGGTTGCCTTTTTTTCTCAGAAAATGTTGGCTTTCTTCAAGAATAATCGGCACTATTTGGCTTGGACCAAGCGTATTTCAGGTTATTTATTGCTCTTGATTGGCTTGAGT
- the mnmG gene encoding tRNA uridine-5-carboxymethylaminomethyl(34) synthesis enzyme MnmG, producing MTHTFAENYDVIVIGAGHAGVEAGLAASRMGCKTLLATINLDMVAFMPCNPSIGGSAKGIVVREIDALGGEMGRNIDKTYIQMKMLNMGKGPAVRALRAQADKAEYAAEMKRTVERQENLTLRQTMIDEILVEDGKAIGVRTATNQKFSAKAVVVTTGTALRGEIIIGDLKYSSGPNNSLASITLADNLKELGLEIGRFKTGTPPRVNARTINYEETEIQPGDEKPNHFSFLSKDEDYLQDQIPCWLTYTNATSHEIINSNLHRAPMFSGIVKGIGPRYCPSIEDKIVRFADKERHQLFLEPEGRNTDEIYVQGLSTSLPEDVQKDLIHSIKGLENAQMMRTGYAIEYDMVMPHQLRATLETKKISGLFTAGQTNGTSGYEEAAGQGIVAGINAALKVQGKPELILKRSDGYIGVMIDDLVTKGTVEPYRLLTSRAEYRLILRHDNADMRLTEIGRQVGLVDDERWQLFQIHKNQFDNEMKRLESIKLKPIKETNEKVVAMGFKPLTDALTAKEFMRRPDVTYADAVAFIGPAAEDLDAKTIELIETEVKYEGYIAKALDQVEKMKRMEEKRIPADIDWDDIDSIATEARQKFKLISPETIGQASRISGVNPADISILMVYLEGRSRSISKNKSKDSQ from the coding sequence ATGACACACACATTTGCAGAAAATTATGATGTCATCGTGATCGGTGCGGGGCATGCGGGTGTAGAAGCTGGCTTGGCAGCCAGTCGTATGGGCTGTAAGACCCTGCTTGCGACCATTAACTTGGATATGGTGGCCTTTATGCCTTGTAATCCCTCCATTGGTGGCTCTGCCAAGGGGATTGTGGTAAGAGAAATTGATGCCCTGGGTGGCGAAATGGGTCGCAACATTGACAAGACCTATATCCAGATGAAGATGCTCAATATGGGCAAGGGACCGGCTGTTCGTGCCTTGCGGGCTCAGGCAGATAAGGCAGAGTACGCAGCAGAGATGAAGCGGACGGTGGAGCGTCAGGAAAATCTGACCCTGCGTCAAACCATGATTGATGAGATTTTAGTGGAAGACGGCAAGGCTATCGGTGTCCGCACGGCTACCAACCAGAAATTTTCAGCCAAGGCAGTTGTGGTGACGACGGGTACAGCCTTGCGTGGTGAGATTATCATCGGTGACCTCAAGTATTCGTCAGGGCCCAACAATAGTTTGGCTTCTATCACGCTGGCGGATAACCTGAAAGAATTGGGGCTTGAAATCGGTCGTTTCAAGACAGGAACGCCACCGCGTGTCAATGCTCGCACGATTAACTACGAAGAAACGGAAATTCAACCAGGCGATGAAAAGCCAAACCATTTTTCATTCTTGTCCAAGGATGAGGATTATTTACAGGATCAAATTCCTTGCTGGTTGACCTACACCAACGCGACCAGCCATGAGATTATCAACAGCAATCTTCACCGAGCACCTATGTTTTCAGGCATTGTCAAAGGGATTGGCCCACGTTATTGTCCGTCTATTGAGGACAAAATTGTCCGTTTTGCCGACAAGGAACGCCACCAGCTTTTCCTAGAGCCAGAAGGTCGCAACACCGATGAAATTTATGTTCAAGGGCTGTCAACCAGTCTGCCAGAAGATGTACAGAAGGACTTGATTCACTCCATCAAAGGTTTGGAAAACGCCCAGATGATGCGGACGGGTTATGCCATTGAGTACGATATGGTTATGCCTCATCAGTTGCGGGCGACGCTGGAAACCAAGAAGATTTCAGGGCTCTTTACAGCAGGTCAGACCAACGGAACATCAGGTTATGAAGAAGCAGCAGGTCAGGGAATTGTAGCTGGAATTAACGCCGCCCTCAAGGTACAGGGTAAGCCAGAGCTGATTTTGAAACGAAGCGACGGCTATATTGGTGTTATGATTGATGACTTGGTGACCAAGGGAACGGTGGAGCCTTACCGCCTCTTGACTAGTCGGGCAGAATACCGCTTGATTTTGCGTCATGACAATGCCGATATGCGACTGACGGAAATCGGTCGTCAGGTCGGCTTGGTGGATGATGAGCGCTGGCAGCTTTTCCAAATCCATAAAAACCAGTTTGACAATGAAATGAAGCGCTTGGAGTCTATTAAACTCAAGCCAATCAAGGAAACCAATGAAAAAGTCGTAGCTATGGGCTTCAAGCCTCTGACAGACGCCCTTACCGCCAAGGAATTCATGCGTCGTCCAGATGTGACCTACGCAGATGCGGTAGCATTTATCGGCCCTGCGGCAGAGGACTTGGATGCCAAGACCATTGAATTGATTGAAACAGAGGTCAAGTATGAAGGTTACATTGCCAAGGCCTTGGATCAGGTGGAGAAGATGAAACGTATGGAAGAAAAACGAATTCCAGCTGACATCGACTGGGATGATATTGACTCTATTGCGACTGAAGCTCGTCAGAAATTCAAGCTGATTTCACCAGAAACCATTGGCCAGGCTAGTCGGATTTCCGGTGTCAATCCAGCCGACATCTCCATTCTCATGGTCTACTTGGAAGGACGTAGTCGTTCCATTTCTAAAAACAAGAGTAAGGACAGTCAGTAA
- a CDS encoding NUDIX hydrolase yields the protein MDFRTRVDNQIFGVRATGLVVQDEKLYLVKSPEGIYYTLGGAIQLGETTEEAVQREMKEEIGIDVEVGPLAFIVENQFTLQEKSYHQIEFLYIVTPLSNPAPNLEEGNSVRQCEWVAFADLEKLDLNPAFLKTELANWDGQLKHFMNKDN from the coding sequence ATGGATTTCAGAACCAGAGTTGACAATCAAATCTTCGGTGTTCGTGCAACGGGCTTGGTGGTACAAGATGAGAAACTTTATCTCGTTAAGTCGCCTGAAGGGATATACTACACTTTGGGTGGAGCTATTCAGCTTGGCGAAACAACCGAAGAGGCTGTGCAACGGGAAATGAAAGAAGAAATCGGAATTGATGTGGAGGTTGGACCACTAGCATTTATCGTTGAAAATCAGTTCACCTTACAGGAGAAATCCTATCATCAGATTGAATTTCTCTATATAGTTACCCCACTGTCTAATCCTGCTCCCAATCTGGAAGAAGGGAATTCTGTTCGCCAGTGTGAATGGGTTGCTTTTGCGGACTTAGAGAAACTAGATCTCAATCCAGCCTTTCTTAAGACCGAGTTAGCCAACTGGGACGGACAACTAAAGCATTTTATGAACAAAGACAACTAA
- a CDS encoding Veg family protein produces MSDAFTDVAKMKQIKQDIKDHEGQIVELTLENGRKREKNKQGRITEVYQSLFIVEFEDPNNTFVESYTYSDVLTEKILIHYLD; encoded by the coding sequence ATGAGTGATGCATTTACAGATGTTGCTAAGATGAAGCAAATCAAACAAGATATTAAAGACCACGAGGGACAAATTGTCGAGTTGACCCTTGAAAATGGTCGGAAGCGTGAGAAGAATAAGCAAGGTCGGATTACAGAAGTTTATCAGTCTTTGTTTATCGTTGAATTTGAAGATCCAAACAATACTTTTGTAGAATCTTATACCTACTCGGATGTATTGACGGAGAAAATCTTAATTCATTATTTGGATTAG
- a CDS encoding NUDIX hydrolase, with protein sequence MPVKLIAHVLLTVEDSHLLMQRSQTKRGEPNVFPQHWDIPGGRVEENELPCDAAVRECFEETGISIEKENLTIIHEDSQFDEEKQTVFTRLVYEVTLPEQPKTILLDPEEHTDFLWLAPSDKNKKNLVPYLVEILEKRRKNGF encoded by the coding sequence ATGCCTGTTAAATTGATTGCCCATGTCTTACTGACTGTTGAAGATAGCCACTTGCTGATGCAGCGTTCGCAGACTAAGCGTGGAGAGCCGAATGTATTTCCGCAGCATTGGGACATTCCAGGCGGTCGTGTCGAGGAGAATGAGTTACCCTGTGATGCTGCAGTGAGAGAGTGTTTTGAAGAAACAGGTATTTCGATAGAAAAGGAAAATCTGACCATTATCCATGAAGATAGTCAGTTTGATGAAGAAAAACAGACGGTATTTACAAGGCTAGTCTATGAAGTAACACTTCCTGAACAACCGAAAACCATTCTTCTTGACCCAGAAGAACATACAGATTTTCTATGGTTAGCCCCTAGCGATAAAAATAAGAAAAACTTAGTTCCATATCTCGTTGAAATTTTAGAAAAGAGAAGGAAGAATGGATTTTAG
- the mnmA gene encoding tRNA 2-thiouridine(34) synthase MnmA, producing the protein MSIDNSKTRVVVGMSGGVDSSVTALLLKEQGYDVIGIFMKNWDDTDENGFCTATEDYKDVAAVADQIGIPYYSVNFEKEYWDRVFEYFLAEYRAGRTPNPDVMCNKEIKFKAFLDYAMNLGADYVATGHYAQVSRDEDGTVHMLRGADNGKDQTYFLSQLSQEQLQKTMFPLGHLQKPQVREIAERAGLATAKKKDSTGICFIGEKNFKEFLGQYLPAQPGRMMTVDGRDMGEHTGLMYYTIGQRGGLGIGGQIGGDNEPWFVVGKDLSQNILYVGQGFYHESLMSTSLQASQVHFTRDMPEEFTLECTAKFRYRQPDSQVTVKVKGDQAEVIFAEPQRAITPGQAVVFYDGQECLGGGMIDMAYKDGEACQYI; encoded by the coding sequence ATGTCAATAGACAATTCGAAAACCCGTGTTGTTGTCGGTATGAGTGGCGGTGTGGATTCATCGGTTACGGCTCTCTTGCTCAAGGAGCAGGGCTACGATGTGATCGGCATCTTCATGAAAAACTGGGATGACACGGATGAAAATGGCTTCTGTACAGCAACAGAAGATTATAAGGATGTGGCTGCAGTGGCAGACCAAATCGGCATTCCTTACTACTCTGTCAACTTTGAAAAAGAGTATTGGGACCGCGTATTTGAGTACTTCCTAGCAGAGTATCGGGCAGGCCGCACACCCAATCCAGATGTCATGTGTAACAAGGAAATCAAGTTCAAGGCTTTCTTGGATTACGCTATGAACTTGGGTGCGGACTATGTGGCGACGGGGCATTATGCTCAGGTGTCACGCGACGAGGACGGCACCGTCCATATGCTACGTGGGGCAGACAATGGCAAGGACCAGACCTACTTCCTCAGCCAACTATCACAGGAACAATTGCAGAAAACCATGTTTCCGCTCGGCCATTTACAAAAGCCTCAGGTTAGGGAAATAGCAGAGCGAGCAGGCTTGGCGACCGCTAAAAAGAAAGATTCGACAGGTATCTGCTTTATCGGTGAAAAGAACTTCAAAGAATTTTTAGGGCAGTATTTGCCAGCCCAGCCCGGTCGGATGATGACCGTTGACGGTCGTGACATGGGAGAGCATACAGGCCTCATGTACTATACCATTGGTCAGCGGGGCGGGCTTGGTATCGGAGGACAAATCGGTGGGGATAATGAGCCTTGGTTTGTTGTCGGAAAAGACCTATCCCAAAATATCCTCTATGTCGGTCAAGGCTTCTATCATGAGTCCTTGATGTCAACTTCTTTACAGGCTAGTCAAGTCCACTTTACACGTGACATGCCCGAAGAATTCACGCTTGAGTGCACAGCTAAATTCCGCTACCGTCAACCAGACAGTCAAGTAACTGTCAAGGTAAAAGGTGACCAGGCAGAAGTCATCTTTGCAGAGCCACAGCGGGCCATCACACCAGGACAAGCTGTAGTTTTCTACGACGGACAAGAATGCTTGGGCGGTGGTATGATTGATATGGCCTATAAAGATGGAGAGGCTTGTCAGTATATTTAG
- a CDS encoding DHH family phosphoesterase, protein MKKFRFSTIHFVMIGVILFGMVALVHQFSPTSAYTIFALLVSLSVLVALFIYQKHSYEFSELEQIEYLNHQANSGLMMLLDKMPVGVIKVRPDSNQVEWFNPFAELIFAQENGGFDQKKLREIIDVGLDEDRVYANFSGKRYLVNVDFDHGLFYFFDASSEYSATNSLIGSRPVIGIISVDNYDELEDTVTDSQISQVNSFLAQFVSDFCHDYGIYYRRGTMDRFYFFTDYAVLEMLIENKFSVIDKFREEAKKLELGLTLSMGLAYGDGNHYQIGQIALQNLNMAEVRGGDQVVVKENDESKQPLFFGGGSASSVKRTRTRTRAMMTAVSDKLKSVDTVFVVGHRNLDMDALGSSVGMQYFAQNIMNNAYTVYNPDEMAPDIARAIKKLSDENCSNLITVEEAKKMVTFQSLLIMVDHSKIGLTLDQDLYEQFSQVVIVDHHRRDTDFPSNAVLTYIESGASSASELVTELVQFQNDKRHKLNRLQSSLLMAGIMLDTKNFTSRVTSRTFDVASYLRTRGSDSLEIQQISATDFDAYRQINELILRGEKLESHIVIACGNEELEYDTIIPSKAANTILDMAGIEAVFVVTKNAKGYIAISARSHSKVNVQRIMEEMGGGGHFNLAAAQVYDQTLEQVKENLISKIYEEIKES, encoded by the coding sequence ATGAAAAAATTTCGGTTTTCGACAATTCATTTTGTCATGATAGGCGTTATCTTGTTTGGAATGGTGGCATTGGTCCATCAATTTTCTCCAACAAGTGCCTATACAATTTTTGCTCTACTAGTGAGTTTAAGTGTATTGGTTGCCTTATTTATCTATCAAAAACATTCTTACGAATTTAGTGAGTTAGAACAAATTGAATATCTCAATCATCAGGCCAATTCGGGCTTGATGATGCTTCTGGATAAGATGCCGGTCGGAGTGATTAAGGTTCGGCCAGATAGCAATCAAGTGGAGTGGTTTAATCCCTTTGCAGAGCTGATTTTTGCTCAGGAAAATGGGGGATTTGACCAGAAGAAACTGCGTGAAATTATTGATGTGGGTCTGGATGAGGATCGTGTCTATGCTAATTTTTCTGGGAAAAGATACCTGGTTAACGTTGATTTCGACCACGGTTTGTTTTACTTCTTTGATGCTTCATCAGAGTATTCAGCGACAAATAGCTTAATCGGTAGTCGACCGGTTATCGGAATTATTTCTGTTGATAATTATGATGAACTCGAGGATACGGTGACGGATTCCCAGATTAGTCAGGTCAATTCATTTTTGGCTCAGTTTGTTTCTGATTTTTGCCACGATTACGGTATCTATTACCGTCGTGGTACCATGGATCGTTTCTACTTTTTCACGGATTATGCAGTCTTGGAGATGCTGATTGAAAATAAGTTCTCCGTTATTGATAAGTTCCGTGAGGAAGCTAAAAAATTGGAGTTAGGCTTAACGCTTAGTATGGGTTTGGCCTATGGTGATGGCAACCATTATCAGATTGGACAGATAGCTCTTCAAAATCTCAACATGGCCGAGGTTCGTGGAGGAGATCAGGTGGTTGTCAAGGAAAATGATGAGAGCAAGCAACCGCTTTTCTTTGGAGGTGGCTCAGCTTCGTCAGTAAAACGTACTCGTACTCGAACGCGTGCTATGATGACAGCCGTATCTGATAAGCTAAAATCGGTGGATACGGTCTTTGTTGTTGGCCACCGTAATTTGGATATGGATGCTCTAGGTTCATCAGTCGGTATGCAATATTTTGCTCAAAATATCATGAACAATGCCTACACAGTTTATAATCCTGATGAGATGGCGCCAGATATTGCACGGGCCATTAAAAAGTTGAGTGATGAAAATTGTTCGAATCTGATTACTGTTGAGGAAGCCAAGAAAATGGTCACTTTTCAGTCCTTACTCATTATGGTTGACCATTCGAAGATTGGTTTGACCTTGGACCAGGATCTCTATGAGCAATTCAGTCAGGTTGTGATTGTGGACCATCATCGTAGGGATACGGATTTTCCAAGCAATGCTGTCTTGACATATATCGAAAGCGGTGCGAGTTCAGCCAGTGAGTTGGTGACGGAGTTGGTTCAGTTCCAAAACGATAAACGTCATAAGCTCAATCGTCTGCAATCTAGTCTGTTGATGGCTGGGATTATGCTGGATACTAAGAATTTCACTTCTCGGGTAACCAGTCGGACCTTTGATGTGGCTAGTTACTTGCGCACACGTGGCAGTGACAGTCTTGAAATTCAGCAGATTTCAGCGACAGATTTTGATGCCTATCGTCAAATCAATGAGTTGATTTTGCGTGGTGAGAAGTTGGAGTCACATATCGTGATTGCCTGCGGTAATGAGGAGTTAGAGTATGACACAATCATTCCAAGTAAGGCAGCCAATACCATATTGGATATGGCGGGCATTGAGGCGGTCTTTGTAGTTACGAAAAATGCCAAAGGTTACATAGCTATTTCCGCTAGAAGTCACAGCAAGGTCAATGTCCAACGGATTATGGAAGAAATGGGGGGCGGAGGTCACTTTAATCTGGCTGCAGCCCAGGTCTATGACCAAACCCTTGAACAAGTTAAGGAAAACCTCATCAGTAAAATTTATGAGGAAATAAAAGAAAGTTAG
- the sdaAB gene encoding L-serine ammonia-lyase, iron-sulfur-dependent subunit beta, translated as MTNLKFQSVFDIIGPVMIGPSSSHTAGAVRIGKIVSSIFGDEPTEVEFQLYNSFAKTYRGHGTDVALVAGILGMDTDDPRIPDSLDIARERGIKVYWRVNKDSNTPHPNTTRIIIKNDKKSISATGVSIGGGNIQVTELNGFSVNLNMNTPTIIIVHQDVPGMIAKVTDILSKYNINIAQMNVTREQAGEKAIMIIEVDARQCENSIAEIEKIPHLHNVTFFN; from the coding sequence ATGACAAATTTAAAATTTCAATCGGTCTTTGATATTATCGGGCCAGTTATGATTGGACCTTCTTCCAGCCATACAGCTGGGGCAGTCCGCATTGGGAAAATTGTGTCTTCCATCTTTGGTGATGAACCAACCGAGGTCGAATTCCAACTTTACAACTCTTTTGCCAAGACCTATCGTGGACACGGTACAGATGTGGCCTTGGTAGCAGGCATTTTAGGCATGGATACAGACGACCCACGCATTCCTGACTCTCTAGATATTGCTCGAGAACGTGGCATCAAGGTTTACTGGCGTGTCAACAAGGACAGCAATACCCCCCATCCCAATACCACCCGAATTATCATTAAAAATGACAAAAAGTCTATATCAGCAACGGGCGTTTCCATTGGCGGAGGCAATATTCAAGTAACGGAGCTCAACGGCTTTTCTGTCAACCTGAATATGAATACTCCGACAATTATCATCGTTCACCAAGATGTTCCAGGTATGATTGCCAAGGTAACTGACATCTTATCAAAATACAATATCAACATTGCCCAAATGAACGTGACCCGTGAACAAGCTGGCGAAAAAGCTATTATGATTATCGAAGTGGATGCTCGCCAGTGTGAAAATTCTATTGCAGAAATCGAAAAAATTCCCCATCTGCACAATGTTACCTTCTTCAACTAG
- a CDS encoding NUDIX hydrolase produces MDFRTRIDNQIFGIRATALLIKDGKIFLTKDSKGRYYTIGGAVEVNEVAADAAVREVKEELGVDSRVNQLAFVVENQFTHESIDFHNIELHFIVEPVGEMPEKMIEGKLKQTCEWIALDNLVNLYVVPAFLSQALPNWNGQVKHIMNIKEK; encoded by the coding sequence ATGGATTTTAGGACTAGAATTGACAATCAGATTTTTGGTATTCGGGCGACTGCATTGCTTATAAAAGACGGGAAAATATTTCTCACGAAGGACTCTAAGGGCCGTTATTATACCATTGGCGGTGCGGTTGAGGTCAATGAGGTAGCAGCAGATGCGGCTGTTCGAGAAGTCAAAGAAGAATTAGGGGTTGACAGTCGTGTCAATCAACTGGCTTTTGTTGTCGAAAATCAGTTTACACACGAGAGCATAGACTTTCACAATATCGAGCTTCATTTTATCGTGGAGCCTGTTGGAGAAATGCCTGAGAAGATGATTGAAGGGAAGTTGAAGCAAACTTGTGAATGGATTGCACTTGACAACCTTGTCAACTTATATGTAGTACCAGCTTTTCTGTCTCAAGCATTGCCAAACTGGAATGGACAAGTTAAACACATCATGAACATAAAGGAGAAATAA